One stretch of Paenibacillus sp. FSL R5-0341 DNA includes these proteins:
- a CDS encoding sugar ABC transporter permease: MQAKITKTAAAPAVHTRQVGWWSLLKRDLYLSRHYYVLMAPFMLIFFLFTVIPVGISLGLSFFHFNMLELPRFVGWQNYSRLFLNDDVFLIALKNTLLFAVITGPVSYIACFLFAWIINELSPKIRAVMTLVFYAPSISGNVFFIWLIIFSGDSYGYMNGFLMRLGVVLEPIQWLADEKYVLAIVIIVQLWLSLGTSFLAFIAGLQTIDRSLVEAGTVDGIKNRWQELWYITLPSMRPQLMFGAVMQITASFAVAEISIALAGFPSVNYAAHTVVTHLMDFGTIRFEMGYASAIATVLFALMLGTNVLTQKMLRKIGE, encoded by the coding sequence TTGCAAGCTAAAATTACCAAGACAGCCGCCGCTCCTGCCGTCCATACCCGCCAGGTCGGCTGGTGGTCCCTATTGAAGCGGGATCTGTATCTCAGCAGGCATTATTATGTATTGATGGCACCGTTTATGCTGATTTTTTTCTTGTTTACGGTCATTCCGGTCGGCATTTCACTCGGGCTCAGCTTTTTTCACTTCAATATGCTGGAGCTGCCGCGATTTGTCGGCTGGCAGAACTATTCCCGGCTTTTTCTGAACGATGACGTATTTCTGATCGCGCTCAAAAACACACTGCTTTTTGCCGTAATAACAGGCCCTGTCAGTTATATAGCTTGCTTTTTGTTTGCGTGGATCATCAATGAGCTGTCTCCTAAAATTCGGGCGGTCATGACGCTGGTTTTCTATGCCCCATCCATATCGGGCAATGTTTTCTTCATCTGGTTGATCATCTTCTCGGGTGACAGCTACGGGTATATGAATGGCTTCCTGATGCGCCTTGGCGTCGTACTGGAACCGATCCAATGGCTCGCAGACGAGAAGTATGTACTGGCAATCGTCATTATTGTACAGCTGTGGCTGAGCCTCGGAACCAGCTTCCTGGCCTTTATTGCAGGACTGCAAACCATTGATCGTTCTCTGGTTGAAGCAGGAACCGTAGACGGGATCAAAAACCGCTGGCAGGAGCTCTGGTACATCACCTTGCCTTCGATGAGACCGCAGCTGATGTTTGGTGCGGTAATGCAGATTACTGCTTCCTTCGCCGTAGCTGAGATCTCCATCGCACTGGCAGGTTTCCCGAGCGTAAACTATGCGGCACACACAGTTGTCACGCATCTGATGGATTTCGGAACCATTCGTTTCGAGATGGGGTATGCCTCGGCCATTGCAACGGTCCTGTTTGCCCTGATGCTGGGTACAAACGTTCTCACGCAAAAAATGCTTAGAAAGATAGGTGAATGA
- a CDS encoding helix-turn-helix domain-containing protein — protein sequence MGGRDHFRFVRKALTYQVNDYLPYPVSPSSLLNSLHGLRSHLETDPAHKTSSFFKTPVQLNGKPMHSSHVIRIVKDYVREHLGDEITLKKISDMLHFNCAYLGQKFKLEEKMSFNDYMLEQRMEKAQQLLSSTNLRIYEIAVEVGYKDIDWFYKKFKTYAGSSPNAYRRQKIHSA from the coding sequence ATGGGTGGGAGAGATCACTTCAGGTTCGTACGCAAAGCCCTGACGTATCAGGTAAATGATTATCTCCCGTATCCTGTTAGTCCCTCTTCTTTACTTAACAGTCTGCATGGACTTCGATCCCACCTTGAAACCGACCCGGCACACAAAACGTCTTCGTTCTTCAAAACGCCCGTTCAACTGAATGGCAAGCCCATGCATTCAAGCCATGTCATTCGTATTGTCAAAGACTATGTTCGGGAGCATCTGGGTGATGAAATCACGCTGAAGAAGATCTCTGACATGCTTCATTTTAACTGCGCGTACCTTGGACAGAAGTTCAAGCTGGAAGAAAAGATGTCTTTCAATGATTACATGCTCGAGCAACGTATGGAAAAAGCCCAGCAGCTTCTGTCATCCACCAATCTGCGAATATATGAGATTGCTGTAGAAGTAGGCTATAAAGACATCGATTGGTTTTATAAAAAGTTCAAAACGTATGCTGGCTCAAGTCCAAATGCCTATAGACGTCAAAAAATCCACTCCGCTTAA
- a CDS encoding extracellular solute-binding protein, with amino-acid sequence MRSRKKKGLILVLVLALVLSIWTLYPSRDRNPGTVHALEDFEAVSGTEDSFSYEHYLTAHDNTAKPDEIVRIEGESYVQAEDGEFEVVQGYAGLDGSAVITPETGTIRWDVPVRVSGLYNIRIHYYPVEGKSSGIERRLELNGKVPFRGADILLFDRVWGNREDNVRQDDRGNDLRPRQVEQPEWQLTSFKDSAGYFEEPFQFYFDKGTQQLSLTSLRESMAIDYIELYQEDEVPSYAELEQTYASLGLKQAAPVILKVQGEEAVSKSSPTLAPISDRSSPSLEPYNVSKIRMNAIGGINWKLPGEWIEWEIDVPEDGLYQLALKVKQDQLRGIYATRSLTINGEVPFKELKRIRFNYSPAWQTQVLGSGEDQPYQFHLEKGKHRIRMTVTLGDIAPLLRTVESSVLELNEMYRKILMITSNSPDPLRDYQLEQRIPEMTEVFERQADTLRSVADYLEKATGEQSDKVAVLHAMVLQLGDMAARPETVPKRLDTFKINVGGLGTWILSVREQPITLDYLVVSPPGESLPKAEASTVQQVKHELGAYVASYTEDYDSIGNVEQKKDAITVWITTGRDQAQVLKGMIDDSFTPDTDVSVQLRLVPPNILLPATLSGEGPDVAMQMGEDIPVNYAMRNATADLSQFPDFEEISGRFRESGLTPYRYNDGVYALPEQQHFPMLFYRKDILNELGLEPPKTWQDVYNAIAVLQKHNMEFYLPIEDTLNNANLVPNSTFAMLLYQNDGTFYTEDQKKSALDSEISMDAFKRWTQFYTNYKFPLKADFPNRFRTGEMPIGIADYTTYNMLTVMAPEIRNLWDFTIVPGTQLPDGSIRHEVASATSAVMMLENADNKEAAWKFMKWWTDEQTQIEYGREMEGLMGAAARYPTANIEALKQLPWPVKDYQNLEKQWEWVQGIPQLPGGYFTGRHLDNAFRKVVNANENPREALSDYVLYIDDEIELKRKEFNLK; translated from the coding sequence ATGCGGTCACGTAAGAAAAAGGGACTAATCCTGGTGCTTGTCCTGGCCTTGGTGCTCTCCATATGGACACTATATCCATCGCGGGATCGTAATCCGGGAACGGTACATGCGCTTGAGGACTTTGAGGCGGTATCGGGGACCGAGGATTCATTCAGTTATGAGCATTATCTGACTGCTCATGACAATACGGCCAAACCGGATGAAATTGTACGCATCGAAGGTGAATCTTATGTTCAGGCAGAGGATGGGGAATTTGAGGTTGTGCAAGGGTACGCCGGATTAGACGGAAGTGCCGTAATTACGCCGGAAACCGGAACCATTCGCTGGGATGTTCCCGTTCGAGTGAGCGGTTTGTACAACATTCGCATTCACTATTATCCCGTAGAAGGCAAAAGCTCCGGTATCGAACGCAGGCTTGAGCTTAACGGTAAGGTCCCGTTCAGAGGGGCCGATATTCTTCTGTTTGACAGGGTATGGGGGAATCGCGAGGATAACGTCCGACAGGACGATCGTGGCAATGATCTCAGACCAAGACAAGTGGAACAGCCCGAATGGCAGCTGACTTCCTTCAAGGACAGCGCAGGGTACTTCGAGGAACCGTTTCAGTTTTATTTTGACAAAGGGACTCAGCAATTATCGCTTACTTCATTAAGAGAGAGTATGGCAATTGATTATATCGAGTTGTACCAGGAAGATGAAGTGCCGTCCTATGCAGAGCTGGAGCAGACCTATGCCTCACTCGGCTTGAAACAAGCCGCTCCTGTCATATTGAAAGTGCAGGGGGAGGAGGCTGTTAGCAAGTCATCTCCTACACTGGCACCGATCTCGGACCGATCAAGCCCTTCACTGGAGCCTTATAATGTATCAAAAATTCGGATGAACGCCATCGGGGGCATTAACTGGAAACTGCCGGGCGAATGGATTGAATGGGAAATTGACGTGCCTGAAGACGGACTGTATCAACTGGCGCTTAAGGTGAAGCAGGATCAATTGCGTGGCATCTATGCCACCCGCAGTCTGACGATTAACGGCGAAGTTCCGTTTAAGGAACTGAAACGCATTCGATTTAACTACAGCCCGGCTTGGCAAACTCAGGTGTTGGGTTCGGGAGAAGATCAGCCATATCAGTTTCATCTGGAAAAAGGAAAACATCGAATCCGAATGACGGTTACACTTGGCGACATCGCTCCGCTGCTGCGGACCGTGGAATCCAGCGTGCTGGAACTGAATGAGATGTATCGCAAAATATTAATGATCACCTCCAACAGTCCGGATCCACTACGGGATTACCAGCTGGAACAGCGTATTCCAGAGATGACGGAGGTGTTTGAACGACAAGCTGACACCTTGCGTTCCGTTGCAGATTACCTGGAAAAGGCCACAGGTGAGCAAAGTGACAAAGTGGCCGTACTTCACGCTATGGTGTTGCAGCTTGGAGATATGGCGGCCAGACCAGAGACGGTTCCCAAACGGCTGGATACGTTCAAAATTAACGTAGGCGGTCTCGGCACATGGATTCTATCGGTACGTGAACAGCCGATTACGTTGGATTACCTTGTCGTATCTCCGCCGGGTGAATCACTGCCAAAAGCGGAAGCGAGCACCGTCCAGCAGGTGAAGCACGAACTGGGTGCATATGTTGCCTCGTATACCGAAGATTACGACAGTATTGGCAACGTGGAACAAAAGAAAGATGCCATCACCGTATGGATCACAACCGGACGAGATCAGGCCCAAGTACTGAAAGGTATGATCGACGATTCATTTACCCCGGATACGGATGTGTCCGTGCAGTTACGTCTCGTTCCGCCTAATATTTTGCTGCCCGCAACACTCTCGGGGGAAGGACCGGATGTTGCCATGCAGATGGGCGAAGACATTCCGGTGAACTATGCGATGAGGAATGCTACAGCGGATCTGAGCCAGTTCCCCGATTTCGAGGAAATTTCGGGTAGGTTCCGTGAAAGCGGATTGACGCCTTACCGCTACAACGACGGGGTATATGCCCTTCCGGAGCAGCAACATTTTCCAATGCTCTTTTACCGCAAAGATATTCTGAATGAACTGGGCCTCGAACCGCCGAAAACGTGGCAAGACGTATATAACGCCATCGCCGTGCTGCAGAAGCATAACATGGAGTTTTATCTGCCGATTGAAGATACGCTGAACAATGCCAACCTGGTTCCGAATTCAACCTTTGCGATGTTGTTATATCAGAATGACGGAACGTTCTACACCGAAGACCAGAAGAAAAGTGCACTGGATTCGGAGATTTCAATGGACGCGTTCAAACGCTGGACGCAATTTTATACCAATTACAAGTTTCCGCTCAAAGCCGACTTTCCGAACCGCTTCCGTACCGGGGAAATGCCGATCGGGATTGCTGATTACACCACGTATAACATGCTGACGGTTATGGCTCCGGAAATCCGCAATCTCTGGGACTTTACGATTGTTCCGGGTACACAGCTTCCGGATGGCTCCATACGGCATGAAGTGGCCAGCGCTACGAGTGCGGTGATGATGCTCGAAAATGCCGACAACAAGGAAGCGGCGTGGAAGTTCATGAAGTGGTGGACGGATGAGCAGACCCAGATTGAATACGGTAGAGAAATGGAAGGTCTTATGGGAGCGGCTGCCCGTTACCCGACGGCCAATATCGAAGCCTTGAAGCAATTGCCTTGGCCTGTGAAGGATTATCAAAATCTGGAGAAACAATGGGAATGGGTGCAGGGAATCCCGCAGCTTCCGGGAGGTTATTTCACGGGACGACATCTGGACAACGCCTTCCGCAAGGTGGTCAATGCAAATGAAAATCCGCGTGAAGCCTTATCGGACTATGTGTTGTACATTGATGATGAAATTGAGTTAAAACGTAAGGAATTTAATCTGAAATAG
- a CDS encoding carbohydrate ABC transporter permease, producing MTSKVRAVFGMPKRLNRSFTVSLMLFALLGVFGSFMVLPLIYAFNNAFKPLDELFIFPPRFWVNNPTTENFADLINLMGNSWVPLSRYIANTLLITILGTAGHILLASAAAYPLAKYRFPGSKVLFTIVILSLMFSPHVTAIPNYMVMSWLGWINTHASIIVPSLAFSLGLFLMKQFMEQIPDALLEAAKIDGANEYRIFWSIVMPNVKPAWLTLMILQFPALWGTDGGSFIYSENLKTLHYALSQIVQGGIARAGVGAAVALLLMIVPITLFIISQSSVMQTMATSGMKE from the coding sequence ATGACCAGCAAAGTACGTGCCGTGTTTGGCATGCCAAAAAGGCTTAATCGGTCATTTACCGTCAGCCTGATGTTATTTGCATTGCTGGGCGTGTTCGGCTCCTTTATGGTGCTTCCGCTCATCTATGCTTTCAACAATGCATTCAAGCCGCTGGATGAGCTGTTTATTTTCCCGCCGCGCTTCTGGGTGAACAATCCGACAACGGAGAATTTTGCCGATCTGATCAACCTCATGGGTAATTCGTGGGTACCGTTATCCCGCTATATTGCCAACACATTGCTCATTACGATACTTGGCACAGCGGGGCATATCCTGCTTGCATCTGCAGCGGCTTATCCGCTGGCGAAATATCGTTTTCCGGGTTCCAAAGTGTTGTTCACCATTGTCATTCTGTCCCTGATGTTCTCGCCGCATGTTACGGCGATTCCCAACTACATGGTCATGTCCTGGCTTGGCTGGATTAACACTCATGCGTCCATTATTGTGCCATCACTTGCGTTCTCGCTGGGACTTTTCCTGATGAAACAGTTCATGGAGCAGATTCCTGATGCTTTGCTGGAGGCAGCCAAAATCGACGGGGCCAATGAATACCGGATATTCTGGAGCATCGTGATGCCTAATGTAAAACCGGCATGGCTCACACTCATGATCCTGCAGTTTCCAGCTTTATGGGGAACGGATGGCGGGAGCTTCATTTACAGTGAAAATCTCAAAACGCTGCATTATGCGCTCAGTCAGATTGTGCAGGGAGGGATTGCAAGAGCCGGTGTAGGTGCGGCTGTTGCCTTGCTGCTGATGATTGTACCGATCACCCTGTTTATCATCTCTCAGAGCAGTGTTATGCAGACGATGGCCACTTCGGGCATGAAAGAATAG
- a CDS encoding NHL repeat-containing protein → MRRSTWKKRKSIIMGMICLLLFVQEAPYVSADGKTDAYHYSFWGDAVPAPAAYEATTIITGKKLNTTPMKEPSDMHVTANQHVFVLDSGNGRIIEMDRNFKLVRTIDSFEQEGKEDHFKNPQGLYVTEKGHLLVADSDNHRVVHLDEQGKLVKIVSEPKSDLLKADFQFKPMRIVMDKGERIYVMAEGVFDGFMEFSADGTFSSFIGANRVQVDPVEYLWKRFATREQRSQMVMFTPTEFTNLDMDEEGFIYATSGDRGKDPVKKLNAQGTDILRREGYQTPQGDLLYTQEAGPSRLIDVDVGDSDMYSVLDSSKGRIFTYNGDGYLLHIYGGIGNRLGQFNTPVALERAGDRMLVLDKALGEITVFQTTEYGRTLHEAVRSYYNGDEDQSSVLFAQAAEMNANLEYAYAGIGKALLRQKEYAESAKYFKRSMEPKGYSKAFLLYRKELMREHFSWMMSGIFLAVAAIVTVIIVRRQKRRTTNAGIK, encoded by the coding sequence GTGCGGAGAAGCACATGGAAAAAACGTAAATCGATCATCATGGGCATGATCTGCCTCCTGTTGTTCGTTCAAGAGGCGCCCTATGTGAGTGCAGACGGTAAAACGGATGCGTATCATTATTCATTCTGGGGTGACGCAGTTCCGGCACCGGCGGCATATGAGGCAACAACCATTATCACCGGCAAGAAGCTGAACACAACTCCGATGAAAGAGCCAAGTGACATGCATGTTACCGCCAATCAGCACGTCTTTGTGCTCGACTCGGGCAATGGCCGCATCATTGAGATGGATCGCAACTTCAAGCTGGTACGGACGATTGATTCATTTGAGCAGGAAGGCAAGGAAGATCATTTTAAGAATCCACAGGGATTGTACGTCACGGAAAAGGGCCATCTGCTGGTCGCTGATTCGGATAATCACCGGGTCGTGCATCTGGATGAACAGGGGAAGCTGGTCAAGATCGTGTCTGAACCAAAATCGGATCTGTTAAAAGCAGACTTCCAGTTTAAACCGATGCGGATTGTTATGGACAAAGGGGAGCGTATCTACGTCATGGCCGAAGGCGTATTTGATGGATTCATGGAGTTCAGCGCCGATGGTACGTTCTCTTCCTTCATTGGAGCGAACAGAGTTCAGGTGGACCCGGTGGAGTATCTATGGAAACGGTTTGCAACACGGGAGCAGCGCAGTCAGATGGTGATGTTCACTCCAACGGAATTTACCAATCTGGATATGGATGAAGAGGGCTTTATCTACGCCACTAGCGGGGATCGCGGCAAAGATCCGGTCAAGAAGCTGAATGCCCAGGGTACAGACATTTTGCGTAGAGAAGGCTATCAGACTCCGCAGGGTGATTTGCTGTATACCCAGGAAGCAGGGCCATCCCGTCTGATTGATGTGGATGTGGGTGACAGTGACATGTATTCCGTACTGGATTCCAGCAAGGGCCGAATCTTCACCTACAATGGAGACGGATATCTGCTCCATATATATGGCGGCATCGGGAACCGGCTGGGCCAGTTTAATACACCTGTTGCCCTGGAACGTGCGGGAGACCGGATGTTAGTTCTGGATAAAGCGCTGGGAGAAATCACCGTCTTTCAAACAACGGAATACGGACGTACACTCCACGAAGCGGTGCGCAGCTACTATAACGGTGATGAAGATCAATCTTCGGTGCTGTTTGCCCAAGCTGCTGAAATGAACGCTAACTTGGAATACGCGTATGCGGGAATTGGCAAAGCATTGCTTCGTCAGAAGGAATATGCCGAGTCTGCGAAATATTTCAAGCGCAGCATGGAGCCCAAAGGGTATTCCAAAGCTTTTCTTTTGTACCGCAAAGAGCTGATGCGTGAGCATTTTTCATGGATGATGTCCGGTATATTCCTGGCTGTCGCTGCGATTGTCACCGTCATCATCGTTCGCAGGCAGAAAAGGAGGACTACGAATGCAGGCATCAAGTAA
- a CDS encoding YIP1 family protein encodes MQASSKELYQYPLHLIFHPFDGYWELKYERNQRNSLLIAFMILVLLVITKILHAQYSGFLINLSNPKYLNSLLEMLYVIIPVLFWCVANWSLTTLMDGEGKFSEIFMSTCFALVPLFLIHFPWIWLSLVISAQETAFYYFSNALAVAWTVYLLFVGNMTVHQYTPAKTVLTMLLTLVAMAFMAFLCLLFFSLVQQIVSFVVTIYQELVLRG; translated from the coding sequence ATGCAGGCATCAAGTAAGGAACTATACCAGTACCCGCTGCACCTGATATTTCATCCGTTTGACGGATACTGGGAATTGAAATATGAACGGAACCAGAGAAACTCACTGCTGATTGCTTTCATGATCCTGGTGCTTCTGGTCATCACCAAAATTTTGCATGCCCAATACAGCGGTTTTCTCATTAATCTCAGTAATCCAAAGTACCTGAACAGTTTGCTCGAAATGTTATATGTCATTATACCGGTACTGTTTTGGTGTGTGGCTAACTGGTCGTTAACCACATTGATGGACGGGGAAGGCAAGTTCTCCGAAATTTTCATGTCAACGTGTTTTGCACTGGTACCGTTGTTCCTCATTCATTTTCCATGGATCTGGCTGAGTCTTGTGATCTCTGCGCAGGAAACTGCCTTTTATTATTTCTCCAATGCACTCGCCGTTGCGTGGACGGTATATCTGTTATTTGTGGGGAACATGACGGTTCATCAGTATACACCAGCCAAAACGGTGCTCACGATGCTGCTGACACTTGTAGCGATGGCGTTTATGGCATTTCTGTGCCTGTTATTCTTCAGTCTTGTACAGCAGATTGTATCGTTTGTCGTAACCATCTATCAGGAATTAGTACTTCGGGGCTAA
- a CDS encoding extracellular solute-binding protein: MRKNKFMLLSLVFAVLLVIAACSSAPTAQPEPEKTTPQEEQKPTETEPKNENSTPEMDFDMGGRTIKVVAWWDMEIQGNNPDNIQRLENLEALKKKHNFNIEYVSIDFGEYQEKVVASLMAGEPLGDLVRLGKNYAIPALTKQDLLWPVDDYIKNDKVFNQKTTKEYMQYEGKGYGFTEDQSSFINGIFYNRTLMQELGLKPLQEYVDADEWSWDTFMSVAKQANKDRNNDGKLDTWGLAQTGLLEPILYSNEASLTKEDKQNLEDPKTKEALNFLSKLATEKVGRASEGGDWTEPSTFFRQGNTLMYSGAMYEVEGIMTDMKDYDIGFVPFPKGPSATAYHSGESRYQAITIPKAVENPEQLMYIWEKINEIDSIYEYPGQSTLETHLTDEADINNAREVAEGMLVLDHNTFPSLPFWDFDAELKEGVSVSTLIEKYKAPFQAAIDEVYK, translated from the coding sequence ATGAGAAAAAACAAGTTCATGCTACTGAGCCTGGTATTTGCGGTCTTGTTGGTGATTGCTGCATGCAGTTCTGCACCTACCGCTCAACCTGAGCCGGAAAAGACAACACCACAGGAGGAACAAAAACCCACGGAAACTGAACCAAAGAATGAAAACTCTACGCCAGAAATGGATTTTGACATGGGCGGCAGAACGATCAAAGTGGTTGCTTGGTGGGACATGGAAATACAGGGGAACAACCCGGACAACATTCAACGCCTTGAGAATCTCGAAGCGCTGAAGAAAAAACACAACTTTAATATTGAATACGTTTCCATCGATTTTGGTGAATATCAGGAAAAGGTGGTTGCTTCCCTGATGGCCGGTGAACCGCTTGGCGATCTGGTGAGATTGGGCAAAAACTATGCGATTCCGGCATTGACCAAACAGGATCTGTTATGGCCGGTGGATGATTATATTAAAAACGACAAGGTATTCAACCAGAAAACAACCAAAGAATACATGCAGTATGAAGGAAAAGGTTACGGCTTTACCGAGGACCAGTCCTCGTTTATCAACGGAATTTTCTATAATCGCACGCTCATGCAAGAGCTCGGCTTGAAGCCACTTCAGGAGTATGTGGATGCCGATGAATGGAGCTGGGATACATTCATGAGTGTTGCAAAGCAAGCGAACAAGGATCGAAACAATGATGGCAAGCTGGACACTTGGGGACTCGCTCAAACGGGTTTGCTGGAACCTATTCTGTATTCCAATGAGGCTTCTCTGACCAAAGAAGATAAGCAGAACCTGGAAGATCCAAAAACGAAAGAAGCGTTGAACTTCCTGTCCAAACTGGCTACCGAGAAGGTCGGAAGAGCTTCTGAGGGCGGTGACTGGACAGAGCCATCCACGTTCTTCCGTCAAGGTAACACCTTGATGTATTCAGGTGCCATGTACGAAGTCGAAGGTATTATGACGGATATGAAGGACTATGACATCGGTTTTGTACCGTTTCCAAAAGGTCCAAGTGCAACAGCGTATCACTCCGGTGAGTCACGTTACCAGGCTATAACGATTCCTAAAGCGGTAGAGAATCCGGAACAACTGATGTACATCTGGGAGAAAATTAACGAGATCGATTCGATCTATGAGTATCCGGGGCAATCCACACTGGAGACACATCTGACCGATGAAGCAGATATCAACAACGCCAGAGAGGTCGCGGAAGGTATGCTGGTTCTAGACCATAACACATTCCCGTCCTTGCCTTTCTGGGACTTTGATGCAGAGCTCAAAGAAGGGGTATCCGTATCTACGTTGATCGAGAAATACAAGGCTCCTTTCCAGGCTGCGATTGATGAGGTATACAAATAA